The window GTCGCCGCACCGACGCGGCGCAGACTTTGCCGGAGGATGTCATGTCACCTGTTCGAAAGCTTGTCGGCGCGCTCGGCGCCGTCGTGCTCGCGGGTCTGTTGGGCGTAGTCGCCACACCAGCCGCGGTCGCGGCCACGACCGGCACGGTAGTCAGCTCGGCCAGCGGCAGGTGCCTCGACGTGGCCGGAGGCTCCACCACTAACGGCACCCGGCCGCACATCTGGGACTGCGGCGCTGGCAACGCCAACCAGACCTGGACCTTCGCCGACGACGGCTCCCTGCGGGGCCTCGGCAAGTGCCTCGACGTCGCGAACGGCTCGACGGCGGACGGCGCCGTCGTCCACATGTGGGACTGCTTCAGCACGGTCGCGAGCCAGCGGTGGACCCTGAACGCAGCCGGCGACCTGGTGAACACGGCCGCGAACAAGTGCCTGGACGTCTCGGGCGGCGCGACGGCGAACGGCACCCAGCTCCAGCTCTGGACCTGCACCGGTGCCGCCAACCAGAAGTGGACCCACAGCGGAGGTTCCGTGACGCCACCCCCGGGCGCCGTGCTGCCCAACCCGAACAACCCGGACCTCGGCCCGAACGTCTCGATCTTCGACAAGTCCATGTCTGACGCGACGATCCAGGCCGAGCTCAACCGGGCCTTCAATGCCCAGGTGACCAACCAGTTCGGCACGCAGCGCGAGGCCATGCTGTTCTTCCCCGGCTCCTACAACGTCGACGCGAACGTCGGCTTCTTTACCCAGGTCGCGGGCCTGGGCCTGGTGCCGGACGCCGTGAACATCAACGGCCACGTCCACGTCGAGGCCGACTGGTGGCCGGACGGCTCGCAGAACGCCACGCAGAACTTCTGGCGCTCCGCCGAGGGCCTGTCCGTGACGCCTCCCGATGGCAACGACCGGTGGTCCGTCTCCCAGGCCGCGCCGTACCGGCGCATGCACCTGCGCGGCAACCTCGCCCTGTCCGACGGCGGTTGGTCGTCCGGCGGCTTCATCTCCGACACGCGGGTCGACGGCCAGATCAACTCCGGCACCCAGCAGCAGTTCCTCACCCGGAACTCCACGATGGGCAGCTGGACGGGCTCCAACTGGAACCAGATGTTCGTCGGCAGCACCGGGACGCCCGCGAGCAGCTTCCCGTCCCCGCCGTACACGACGATCGCCTCGACGCCGAAGATGGCCGAGAAGCCGTACCTCTACGTCGACAACACGGGCTCCTACCAGGTCTTCGTGCCCGCCGTCCGGACCAACTCCAGCGGCACCACCTGGGCGAACGGCAACCCGGCGGGCACCACGCTGCCGATCAGCCAGTTCCACATCGTGCGCCCGGGTGACACCGCGGCGAGCATGAACACCGCCCTGGCCGCCGGACTGAACCTCCTGGTCACCCCCGGCACCTACAACATCAACCAGACCCTCCAGATCAACCGGGCGAACACGGTGGTCCTGGGTCTCGGCCTGGCGACGTTCGTGCCGCAGGGCGGGATCAACGCCATGAACGTGGCCGACGTCGACGGCGTGCGCCTGGCCGGCATCATGTTCGATGCCGGTACCACCAACTCGAAC is drawn from Promicromonospora sp. Populi and contains these coding sequences:
- a CDS encoding ricin-type beta-trefoil lectin domain protein produces the protein MSPVRKLVGALGAVVLAGLLGVVATPAAVAATTGTVVSSASGRCLDVAGGSTTNGTRPHIWDCGAGNANQTWTFADDGSLRGLGKCLDVANGSTADGAVVHMWDCFSTVASQRWTLNAAGDLVNTAANKCLDVSGGATANGTQLQLWTCTGAANQKWTHSGGSVTPPPGAVLPNPNNPDLGPNVSIFDKSMSDATIQAELNRAFNAQVTNQFGTQREAMLFFPGSYNVDANVGFFTQVAGLGLVPDAVNINGHVHVEADWWPDGSQNATQNFWRSAEGLSVTPPDGNDRWSVSQAAPYRRMHLRGNLALSDGGWSSGGFISDTRVDGQINSGTQQQFLTRNSTMGSWTGSNWNQMFVGSTGTPASSFPSPPYTTIASTPKMAEKPYLYVDNTGSYQVFVPAVRTNSSGTTWANGNPAGTTLPISQFHIVRPGDTAASMNTALAAGLNLLVTPGTYNINQTLQINRANTVVLGLGLATFVPQGGINAMNVADVDGVRLAGIMFDAGTTNSNVLLQVGPTNSSADHAANPTVLSDVFIRVGGSIAGKATVSMEVNSDDVIGDHAWIWRADHGNGGTVGWTVNTGRNGLIVNGDDVSMYGLFVEHYQQYQTIWNGERGRTYFYQNELPYDPPNQAAYMNGTTQGWAAYKVNNAVTDHQAWGLGSYVFFNANPSVVSARAFEVPVRPGVQFRNMVTVSLGGVGTITNVINTTGQIVNSGHQVTFLTSGP